The Anoplopoma fimbria isolate UVic2021 breed Golden Eagle Sablefish chromosome 1, Afim_UVic_2022, whole genome shotgun sequence region GAGAAGATCGATAACACTCTAGTATCATATGATTGTTTAAAACACAGCTAGAGTCAGCAGcccgttagcttagcatagcatagacATACacaagactggaaacagctaacTTGGCTCTAAAGGTGTGAGCTATCCACCTATCTCATTATTAAAAGATAATatcttgtttgatttatttctacaacaaaaaaaaaagaaggaaaaaaacttattttctgtgttttcagtctcTAGGCTTAGCTAAACTAACAGGCTGCTGGCAATAGCCTCATATTTGTGGTATCTATCTTCTAATCAAACTCTCTGCAATAAAGTGAATAAGCATATCTCCCAAAAatttcaaactattccttttaataCCTGTCTGTTAGATCTGTAGCTTTAACTGCAACATAAATCCTGGTCTTGGGGTTGACTCCTGTTTGGGGGATAGTAAGTGTCTCTCTGTACAGTTCATCCTGTTTCACAGTTTAagtaagaacaaaaacaaaatgggtTATTGCCAtgataaaattaaaaacaaatatatgtataaattcTGAAAGCTAGATCAGGTCTTACTTTGTTCAGCTGCATACTCAGTGTGCTGACAAAGCTACCATTGTTGTCTTGTATGGCAAGAGTCCCACCTGAACTATATTGAATGAAAAGAAACTTGGATGAATCAAATTCATAATTTCACATGCGGCATAAGTGTCTATCAATAAAACAGTACTTTCACGCCCAGTTGAGTGTTGTTTATGAAATACTGCATGGGTAGAAGCAGGAGAACTTGGAGTGgattattcatttaaagtagAGTAACATtcaaaatactcaagtaaagtgcaagtacctcaaaatattatttaattagcCTACACTTCAGTAAACGTATTTGGTTACCCACCACTGCAGCAGACGGATACACTTAGGGACTGGTGAACATAGTCAAGTATTTGCTAAAGAGGCAAACTTCTTtaaggagttggtggagaccaaaaacggagctaaaatGGTGAGAACCGCGTAAACATTTGACTTATATttcaggtggccagaaacatgactccaaatgtGTTAATGTTGATCAGTAACTGCTGAATGTTgataaataagcaactgtttgatAAAACGTTTGCCATATCACCTTAAAAGGtgatataaaaatgttcatAACTTTTTCCGCTGCCCCATCACTTAGTGCAGGTTTAAAGCTGTACCATGTAAAGTTTATGTTAACTGATATAGTAGAGGTCTTAAAACTTATAGATTTTGACTCGGAATGCCTCTCTATAAGAAAGGCTATCAAGATTGGGTAGAAATACAGGAGCTACCTCAGGGtctttacaattacattttttgttgtgctTAAATGGTGAATATTACCAACTAGTTttgtaattaataaaattaCACAAAGTAAATGACACACAGATAACACAGAGCTTTGGGCTGAGCATGGGGAACACAGTCTTGTCTATATACAACAGTATATTAAAGGTATTGGCCATCTATaccaattatatatattaatgtaattcaAAGTAATTGAAAACCGGGAAAGGAGTTCAGCAAAAACTGTTGTTTAGATCTGTACAATCTATATGCATTCAGCCAAACAGTAAGACACAGTCAgaattttttcatttttagtttattaatgtattatcaAAGAATAAAGCATGAGTACTTTCTTCGTCATTCTTATTGAAAACATTGTAAAAGTAAACCACCTCTAACTGATTACTAAAGATACCAccatatattaaatattacaatatgaCTCTGAGAACATGATTAAAACTAAcacataattataatacataattatagTACACATTCTGTGCCCTTATCTCCACATTATTAAACTAAGTGATTTGTAATGATTATAAAATTGTGGGTACAGATTACAGCCAAACCACCTTGTTATAATGCTGTttgtgaaatggaaaataataggAAGACAgtatgatatttattatttgtcatgACTTGTTTTACTATCTCTGCAGCTACAGTAATGGCCATGCATTTTAGATGAGGATGCACTAAACTGTCAGTTTGGTAGACAAGTGAAGAGAATACATTCTCAGTCAGAGTATGTTACTGGATGATTGGTTTTCTTCTGCTGATGTACAACGTAAAGTACGCAGCCATGGCGACAAGGATAATAGCTAAGATGACAATGCAGACAATAACAGCCACCACTGGGCCGCTGTAGTTAGCCTCAGATGACAAGCCTGTGtgagcagagaaaaagagaggctTGATGATATCACACAGTATTATCCCTTCTGGGTATATTAATTGATGTTGCTAATTACTGACTGAGAAAGTAGTGAACAACCAAGATTCTTACCGTTAGAAGCAGAGAGAGTTTGAGCTTCTCCTGAAAAATGTAACCAAAACTTTAGTTGATAAATGACAGGATTCActtttttgtgttattattgaTCAATTAACTGAGtaaattttgacattttgaggaaAACGCTAATTTACACGAATCAGAGGTGGAATTGATACCACTTTGATGTGTGCATGCAAAATATTAAGCTACCGTCAGCTAAGATTATCATaaaaaagagggggaaacagctagccttaaTAATGAACATGTTTGCAATATCTTCTTtgtacaaatgaataaaaaaacttttttttttccattttccagtctttatgctaggcTAAGGTAACCGGCAACTGGCTTTTCTTATGTAGCGTACAGATGAGATAGGACAAATAGGacattttctcatctaactcttggcaatgAAGCAAATgagcacatttcccaaaatgtctagCTTTTCTTTTAAGAAAAGATACCACAAGGAAAGATGTTCATTATGGCCCTGGTTAATGTTGTGCGTCCTCCAAAGGAGAACAACAGTGTAAGTTGTTTCAGTAAGTGCCCTAAAAATTaaggagcaaaggaggaagcaaggtattttaaacaaaatgatgataacatttttgtcattttgtacCTTAAACTAACTTAACAGCGTTTTGACAttataaaacttttaaaacatttcaacaatgCTTTTTAACGGTTTTGGAAGgcacaaataaatgatattgtCTTATTGATAGGTAACCTGACCCACCAGATGGTTTGATATAGAGAACAATCTGTGAAGctgtcattggaaactgtttggaaaagggcaggcactttcaaGAATTACTTGGCAGGTGACTGGATGAACCATCTATCAATCAAATTTTTGCCGAAGACAGTTGCCAGAAGAGTGAAAACGTCTTTTCCATCAAGAAAAGACTTCAGTGCCATTCTTTGCTCCTCTTTCAATGATAAAATACTCCAGCTCTGTTAAACTGATGTATGTTGCTTAATTTGGAGGACTTGTTTACTTTAGATATCATATTTTACTAATAATATGGATTATCTAGTAAAAAGATACATAAAGTGTATACGTATAAAATTATTCATCATGTTTAAACAAGAATACCCCCTCAGATTGAATTAACCAAGTAAATACGCATTTGCACATTTTATGGTAATATACTTAaccatttgtatatttattcacTATGTAAATTGTTATAGCGTTAggataaaggattatctttgATTGTTGAATTCTGCCCCAACTACGCACCAGTGCGTTGTTTCCTGACGACAATGATAGGCGAGGTGATTGTAGCGTTGGCCGACTCATCCggtgcctctctctttctcctcgcGGCCAATCCACAGTCCTGTTCAAAATTAATaaggaaatacaaaaatgaatcaaaactcTGAAGTATGAATTAAGTATGGTAACCACCTATTTGTGACATCAAAGGACTCTTTAAGGAACTCTTGTGTCTACTCACCGGCAGCAATTGGCTGCACGAGGACACCTCACAGAGCCTGGTGATGCAGTGCAGGTAGAAAGTGGAAACCGTCTGGTTTTTATGCTGCACAAATCTGAAGGCCTCAAAAGAGAAGTGTGCGTTCTGGGACTCCCCATTGAGTTCCACCTTAGTTTGAGCGTCACGTTCACAGCTTGCGTGAAAAGGAGAAAGGTAATGTTACTGCCCATGTGGAAGTACAAAGAGCTAGCCTTCAGTTGAGTGGAAGAGTGGAAGGTATTATATACTGTGGTTATATATATGAAACTTACCCTACAAAGAGGTCATAATGGGTGTTGAGCACGGGATATGGACTTGTTGTTGCATAACATCTGTCCAGCAGCACGTTGAACCtgaaaagacagacaggtggatTTTAAGTGTTGTTTCTTATTTATGTAACTTGTGGTAACTGTAAACTGTCAAAACTTAAATACCTGTCGGTAAGGTTGGTAGCCTTAACCGCAACATAAATCTTGGTCTTAAGGTTCAGTCCTGTTTGTGGGATAACAAGTTCCTCTAGGTAGAGCTCATCCTGTTCACAGAAAAGTatcaaaaaagttataaaatgtaaaaaaacaaaaaactgtccAATCCTTAAAAGCCACTGTGGAGCAGGTCTTACTTGGTAGAGCTGCATACTCAGTGTGCTGATGAAGCTACCATTGTTGTCTCGTATGGCAAGATTCACACCTGATCTgtattaaatgaaaagaaacctGGATGAATCAAAATGTTCAATCAATTCCACTTATTTCACATGCAGTGTTATTCATGGCATACTCACACAGCCAGTTGGGTGTTGTTCATGAGATACTGCATCGGGTAGAAGCAGGAGAACTTGTACAGGATCTGCGAGCGATAG contains the following coding sequences:
- the si:dkey-4p15.5 gene encoding zona pellucida-like domain-containing protein 1, translating into MRLVIILCQLCFILRIEAQIPDACIVSDTNRPPENSDITVVCGTEYMDLSIYLCPMYQALYNESQMVLNDQITTPECYGTPDWTVDPPVLKFRFPLNDSSISSCNNNFKITNKVGTGEFSDFSNVQFVNISGTVTSIDPSVAMITYRSQILYKFSCFYPMQYLMNNTQLAVSGVNLAIRDNNGSFISTLSMQLYQDELYLEELVIPQTGLNLKTKIYVAVKATNLTDRFNVLLDRCYATTSPYPVLNTHYDLFVGCERDAQTKVELNGESQNAHFSFEAFRFVQHKNQTVSTFYLHCITRLCEVSSCSQLLPDCGLAARRKREAPDESANATITSPIIVVRKQRTGEAQTLSASNGLSSEANYSGPVVAVIVCIVILAIILVAMAAYFTLYISRRKPIIQ